A stretch of Acropora muricata isolate sample 2 chromosome 7, ASM3666990v1, whole genome shotgun sequence DNA encodes these proteins:
- the LOC136921862 gene encoding uncharacterized protein DDB_G0290587-like, which produces MKILQSYYFYHCTATTTAATVTTTTTTTTTTSTTITTSTTNSTTTSTTATTSTTTTTTTSTTTTTTTTTSTTTTTSTIITTTTSITTTTSTSTTTTTTTTTSTTTTTSTATSATTTTSTTTTTSTTTTTTTSITTTTSTSTTTTTTTTTTITTTISTTTTTATTITKTGKQ; this is translated from the exons ATGAAAA TATTACAATCCTACTACTTCTACCACTGCACTGCCACTACTACTGCTGCTACAGtaactaccactaccactaccaccaCCACTACCTCTACCACTATCACTACCTCTACCACTAACTCTACCACTACCTCTACCACTGCCACTACCTCTACCACTACCACGACCACTACctctaccactaccactaccactaccactacctctaccactaccactacctcTACCATTATCACCACCACTACCTCTATCACTACCACCACCTCTACCTCTACCAccaccactaccactaccactacctctaccactaccactacctcTACCGCTACCTCTGCCACCACCACTACctctaccactaccactacctcTACCACTACCACCACCACTACCTCTATCACTACCACCACCTCTACCTCTACTAccaccactaccactaccactaccactatcACCACCACTATCtctaccactactactactgctactaccaTTACAAAAACAGGGAAACAATAA